In a genomic window of Clavelina lepadiformis chromosome 7, kaClaLepa1.1, whole genome shotgun sequence:
- the LOC143465801 gene encoding uncharacterized protein CXorf58-like isoform X1 → MTHSHSQSQYDPAKEIENMNSDYRMKSLIAAATIERAYLSYRDRQMFILLKHAVRAAEQSWTYDILRKISPKEAELLNDPSVKARVRFRFGGTEFPPIILFKIYLTNNGTKYISGKRIIRPATNAASDACKLMGHRKFYDQMIIDACQFEKDKITDEVDVTTVKDYMQYLSNMDETPSYLGGKENYWRQLSLEVLPRQSIMYDIIEYLKTKSPSQRLQNEMPVLLSRPVTQEVQLEQFRVISRLPSPPSSAYPFIKAVVKPQASGGATQRRSVQSRRRVAKMKKMYGMDSSNDHVKRDEAQDLTVRATSSLSRQVDIAENLSHPATTSPKPTAPSTVKPSTGVRRETRPAPDVEPEEQEARALYEWTCDLNLDEINKGIFPSSASRPESAPRSVSFSSQLTKRVYAT, encoded by the exons atGACTCACAGTCACTCCCAGTCCCAATATGATCCAGCGAAAGAAATCGAGAACATGAATTCTGATTATCG aatGAAAAGTTTGATAGCTGCTGCAACGATAGAAAGAGCATATTTATCATATCGAGATCGACAAatgtttattcttttgaaacaCGCAGTTCGCGCTGCT gaACAATCATGGACATACGACATTCTTCGAAAGATCAGCCCAAAAGAAGCTGAGCTGTTAAATGATCCAAGTGTAAAAGCAAGAGTTCGCTTTCGATTTGGAGGAACTGAGTTTCCGcccattattttgtttaaaatatatttgacCAACAATGGGACAAAGTACATTAGTGGAAAAAGAATTATTCGGCCGGCAACAAAT GCTGCATCTGATGCATGCAAGTTAATGGGACATCGGAAGTTTTATGATCAAATGATTATTGATGCCTGTCAGTTCGAAAAGGATAAAATCACAGATGAAGTTGATGTTACCACTGTAAAAGATTACATGCAG TACCTTAGTAATATGGATGAAACCCCAAGCTATCTTGGAGGAAAGGAAAATTATTGGAGACAGCTCTCACTTGAAGTCCTACCAAGACAGAGCATCATGTATGACATCATTGAGTATTTAAAAACGAAATCGCCAAGTCAGCGATTACAAAATGAGATGCCCGTCTTGCTATCAAGGCCGGTTACGCAAGAAGTTCAATTGGAACAATTCCGTGTGATCTCAAGATTGCC TTCACCACCAAGTAGCGCATACCCTTTCATTAAAGCGGTTGTCAAGCCACAAGCCTCAGGGGGTGCTACTCAACGACGATCAGTCCAGTCTAGGCGGAGAGTTGccaaaatgaagaaaatgtaTGGTATGGACTCAAGCAATGATCATGTCAAGCGTGATGAG GCGCAAGATCTTACTGTCCGTGCCACTTCATCTCTCTCCAGACAGGTTGATATTGCAGAAAATCTATCCCATCCCGCCACTACCTCTCCTAAACCTACTGCCCCGTCCACTGTCAAGCCCTCGACAGGTGTCAGGAGGGAAACTAGACCTGCACCTGACGTGGAACCAGAAGAGCAGGAGGCCCGGGCTCTTTACGAGTGGACGTGCGACCTTAACCTGGACGAGATAAATAAGGGGATTTTTCCTTCTAGCGCATCGAGGCCTGAGTCAGCCCCGAGATCTGTATCTTTTTCTTCTCAGCTCACGAAAAGAGTTTATGCGACATAA
- the LOC143465801 gene encoding uncharacterized protein CXorf58-like isoform X2, protein MKSLIAAATIERAYLSYRDRQMFILLKHAVRAAEQSWTYDILRKISPKEAELLNDPSVKARVRFRFGGTEFPPIILFKIYLTNNGTKYISGKRIIRPATNAASDACKLMGHRKFYDQMIIDACQFEKDKITDEVDVTTVKDYMQYLSNMDETPSYLGGKENYWRQLSLEVLPRQSIMYDIIEYLKTKSPSQRLQNEMPVLLSRPVTQEVQLEQFRVISRLPSPPSSAYPFIKAVVKPQASGGATQRRSVQSRRRVAKMKKMYGMDSSNDHVKRDEAQDLTVRATSSLSRQVDIAENLSHPATTSPKPTAPSTVKPSTGVRRETRPAPDVEPEEQEARALYEWTCDLNLDEINKGIFPSSASRPESAPRSVSFSSQLTKRVYAT, encoded by the exons atGAAAAGTTTGATAGCTGCTGCAACGATAGAAAGAGCATATTTATCATATCGAGATCGACAAatgtttattcttttgaaacaCGCAGTTCGCGCTGCT gaACAATCATGGACATACGACATTCTTCGAAAGATCAGCCCAAAAGAAGCTGAGCTGTTAAATGATCCAAGTGTAAAAGCAAGAGTTCGCTTTCGATTTGGAGGAACTGAGTTTCCGcccattattttgtttaaaatatatttgacCAACAATGGGACAAAGTACATTAGTGGAAAAAGAATTATTCGGCCGGCAACAAAT GCTGCATCTGATGCATGCAAGTTAATGGGACATCGGAAGTTTTATGATCAAATGATTATTGATGCCTGTCAGTTCGAAAAGGATAAAATCACAGATGAAGTTGATGTTACCACTGTAAAAGATTACATGCAG TACCTTAGTAATATGGATGAAACCCCAAGCTATCTTGGAGGAAAGGAAAATTATTGGAGACAGCTCTCACTTGAAGTCCTACCAAGACAGAGCATCATGTATGACATCATTGAGTATTTAAAAACGAAATCGCCAAGTCAGCGATTACAAAATGAGATGCCCGTCTTGCTATCAAGGCCGGTTACGCAAGAAGTTCAATTGGAACAATTCCGTGTGATCTCAAGATTGCC TTCACCACCAAGTAGCGCATACCCTTTCATTAAAGCGGTTGTCAAGCCACAAGCCTCAGGGGGTGCTACTCAACGACGATCAGTCCAGTCTAGGCGGAGAGTTGccaaaatgaagaaaatgtaTGGTATGGACTCAAGCAATGATCATGTCAAGCGTGATGAG GCGCAAGATCTTACTGTCCGTGCCACTTCATCTCTCTCCAGACAGGTTGATATTGCAGAAAATCTATCCCATCCCGCCACTACCTCTCCTAAACCTACTGCCCCGTCCACTGTCAAGCCCTCGACAGGTGTCAGGAGGGAAACTAGACCTGCACCTGACGTGGAACCAGAAGAGCAGGAGGCCCGGGCTCTTTACGAGTGGACGTGCGACCTTAACCTGGACGAGATAAATAAGGGGATTTTTCCTTCTAGCGCATCGAGGCCTGAGTCAGCCCCGAGATCTGTATCTTTTTCTTCTCAGCTCACGAAAAGAGTTTATGCGACATAA
- the LOC143465798 gene encoding cullin-1-like isoform X1 produces the protein MSRRPSGQYNAGNNPHGLRYISLDQIWDDLQQGIYQVYTKQSMEKSRYMELYTHVYNYCTSVDQSGSSRQGPTNSSSSTGRSSIARGQSRNQGTTGAYLVGLELYKKLRQYLRSYLSDILQSGKTLLGEDVLLFYTRQWKEYQFSSRVLNGVCSYLNRHWVRRECDEGRKEIYEIYSLTLVIWRENLFRPLNKQVTSAVLNLIEKERNGETINTQLISGVLQSYVEIGVGEYDEVRRVSRCCSSVSRPLSESVSNTSVSSDSGSEGRRSSRDGYQSVELGLNESGWSFNKIQSLSVYKDAFETKFLEDTERYYIAESQEFLSENPVMEYMKKAETRLLEEERRVQSYLHKSTQELLSRKCEQVLIERHLEQFHAEFQNLLNDDKNEDLGRMFKLVSKIQDGLGELKSLLEKHIHTQGDSVIQQCADTAINDPKLYVQTILQVHKKYDALVGKSFECDSGFVAALDKACGRFINKNAVTVAAKSSSKSPELLARYCDTLLKSAKVSEDAELEATLKEIMTVFRYIEDKDVFQTFYSKMLARRLVHHTSASDDAEAQMISRLKQTCGFEYTSKLQKMFQDIGVSKDLNERFRAHISSTDSLDLDFTIQVLSSGAWPFQQSIVFRLPSELEKSYQRFTAFYAQQHTGRKLSWLYQMSKGEIVTNCFKNRYTFQASTFQMAILLQYNTAVTYTVQQLADNIQLKMDTLLQVLIHLLKCKILQCKEGVDVSNLKPEHEIELFMGYKSKKLRVNINKPIKMEQKQEQETTHRHIEEDRKMLIQAAIVRIMKTRKQQKHQQLLSEVFTQLSARFKPRVPVIKKCIDILIEKEYLIRVEGEKDTYQYLA, from the exons ATGTCAAG ACGACCATCAGGACAATACAATGCAGGAAATAACCCACATGGTTTAAGATATATCAGCCTTGACCAAATATGGGATGATTTGCAGCAGGGAATATACCAA GTTTATACGAAGCAGAGCATGGAAAAAAGTCGTTATATGGAGTTATATAC ACACGTTTACAATTACTGCACCTCGGTTGATCAGAGTGGCTCATCACGGCAGGGCCCTACAAATTCAAGCTCCTCGACGGGTAGGAGTTCCATTGCAAGGGGGCAAAGTAGAAACCAGGGAACAACCGGTGCATACCTCGTTGGTCTGGAACTTTACAAGAAGCTAAGGCAATATTTGCGGTCCTATCTTTCTGACATTTTGCAG TCTGGCAAAACTTTGCTTGGAGAAGATGTGTTGCTTTTTTACACTCGCCAATGGAAAGAATATCAGTTCAGCAGTCGAGTTTTAAACGGCGTGTGTTCCTACCTCAATCGTCACTGGGTGCGACGAGAATGTGACGAGGGCCGTAAAGAAATCTATGAAATTTATTCT CTCACTTTGGTGATTTGGAGAGAGAATCTATTTCGGCCGCTGAACAAACAAGTAACATCAGCTgtcttaaatttaattgaaaaagaaagaaatggCGAAACAATTAATACACAGCTTATCAGCGGAGTATTACAATCATATG TTGAAATTGGCGTCGGTGAGTATGATGAAGTTAGACGAGTGAGCAGATGTTGCTCATCAGTTTCCAGGCCATTGTCAGAAAGTGTCAGTAATACTAGCGTGTCAAGTGATAGCGGAAGTGAAGGTAGAAGGTCGTCTCGAGATGGATATCAATCAG TTGAACTTGGTTTGAATGAAAGTGGTTGGTCGTTTAACAAAATACAGTCGCTCTCCGTTTACAAAGAtgcatttgaaacaaaattcttAGAGGATACGGAACGATATTATATTGCAGAAAGTCAAGAATTTCTCTCTGAAAACCCGGTCATGGAGTATATGAAAAAG GCTGAAACAAGGTTACTAGAAGAGGAGAGACGAGTGCAGTCTTACTTGCACAAATCTACTCAAGAGCTTCTGTCCAGAAAATGTGAACAAGTCCTCATCGAACGCCATCTGGAGCAGTTTCACGCagaatttcaaaacttgctgaACGATGATAAAAATGAAG ATCTCGGTCGAATGTTCAAACTTGTATCCAAGATCCAAGATGGGCTTGGAGAGCTTAAAAGTCTTCTTGAAAAACACATTCACACTCAGGGTGATTCTGTCATTCAGCAGTGTGCAGACACCGCGATTAAT GATCCAAAATTATATGTTCAAACTATCCTACAAGTTCATAAAAAATATGACGCCTTGGTGGGAAAGTCTTTCGAATGTGATTCAGGTTTCGTGGCAGCATTGGACAAGGCCTGTGGAAGATTTATCAACAAAAATGCAGTTACAGTAGCCGCAAAATCTTCATCAAAATCTCCTGAACTATTAGCTAG ATATTGCGATACTTTGTTGAAAAGTGCCAAAGTTTCAGAAGACGCTGAACTAGAGGCCACCTTGAAAGAAATT ATGACTGTTTTCCGGTACATTGAAGACAAAGAcgtttttcaaactttctatTCGAAGATGTTGGCAAGACGACTCGTTCATCACACGTCGGCAAGTGATGACGCAGAGGCCCAAATGATCTCACGACTGAAG CAAACTTGTGGATTCGAATACACATCCAAACTTCAAAAGATGTTTCAGGACATTGGTGTGAGCAAAGACCTCAACGAAAGGTTTCGAGCTCACATCAGCAGTACAGATTCGTTAGACT TGGACTTCACTATTCAAGTGCTGAGTTCAGGGGCCTGGCCGTTCCAACAATCTATTGTGTTCAGGCTTCCATCAGAG TTGGAGAAAAGCTACCAACGCTTCACAGCCTTCTATGCCCAGCAGCACACAGGCCGCAAGCTTTCGTGGCTCTACCAAATGTCCAAGGGAGAAATAGTGACCAACTGTTTCAAAAATCGCTACACATTTCAG GCCTCCACATTTCAAATGGCAATTTTACTCCAGTACAACACAGCTGTGACCTATACTGTACAGCAATTAGCCGACAACATTCAGCTTAAAATGGATACTCTTTTACAG GTGCTAATTCATCTTctaaaatgtaaaatcttGCAATGCAAAGAAGGGGTTGACGTTAGCAATCTAAAACCTGAGCACGAGATAGAATTGTTCATGGGTTACAAGAG CAAGAAACTTCGAGTTAACATCAACAAACCGATAAAGATGGAGCAAAAGCAGGAACAAGAAACAACCCACCGGCACATTGAGGAGGATCGAAAGATGCTAATTCAG GCCGCCATTGTCCGAATCATGAAAACAAGGAAACAGCAAAAACATCAGCAACTTCTCAGCGAAGTTTTCACTCAGCTCTCTGCTCGCTTTAAACCTAGAGTACCGGTTATTAAAAAATGCATTGATATCCTAATTGAGAAAGAATATTTAATTCGCGTGGAAGGTGAAAAGGACACGTACCAATATCTTgcatag
- the LOC143465798 gene encoding cullin-1-like isoform X2 — translation MSRRPSGQYNAGNNPHGLRYISLDQIWDDLQQGIYQVYTKQSMEKSRYMELYTHVYNYCTSVDQSGSSRQGPTNSSSSTGRSSIARGQSRNQGTTGAYLVGLELYKKLRQYLRSYLSDILQSGKTLLGEDVLLFYTRQWKEYQFSSRVLNGVCSYLNRHWVRRECDEGRKEIYEIYSLTLVIWRENLFRPLNKQVTSAVLNLIEKERNGETINTQLISGVLQSYVELGLNESGWSFNKIQSLSVYKDAFETKFLEDTERYYIAESQEFLSENPVMEYMKKAETRLLEEERRVQSYLHKSTQELLSRKCEQVLIERHLEQFHAEFQNLLNDDKNEDLGRMFKLVSKIQDGLGELKSLLEKHIHTQGDSVIQQCADTAINDPKLYVQTILQVHKKYDALVGKSFECDSGFVAALDKACGRFINKNAVTVAAKSSSKSPELLARYCDTLLKSAKVSEDAELEATLKEIMTVFRYIEDKDVFQTFYSKMLARRLVHHTSASDDAEAQMISRLKQTCGFEYTSKLQKMFQDIGVSKDLNERFRAHISSTDSLDLDFTIQVLSSGAWPFQQSIVFRLPSELEKSYQRFTAFYAQQHTGRKLSWLYQMSKGEIVTNCFKNRYTFQASTFQMAILLQYNTAVTYTVQQLADNIQLKMDTLLQVLIHLLKCKILQCKEGVDVSNLKPEHEIELFMGYKSKKLRVNINKPIKMEQKQEQETTHRHIEEDRKMLIQAAIVRIMKTRKQQKHQQLLSEVFTQLSARFKPRVPVIKKCIDILIEKEYLIRVEGEKDTYQYLA, via the exons ATGTCAAG ACGACCATCAGGACAATACAATGCAGGAAATAACCCACATGGTTTAAGATATATCAGCCTTGACCAAATATGGGATGATTTGCAGCAGGGAATATACCAA GTTTATACGAAGCAGAGCATGGAAAAAAGTCGTTATATGGAGTTATATAC ACACGTTTACAATTACTGCACCTCGGTTGATCAGAGTGGCTCATCACGGCAGGGCCCTACAAATTCAAGCTCCTCGACGGGTAGGAGTTCCATTGCAAGGGGGCAAAGTAGAAACCAGGGAACAACCGGTGCATACCTCGTTGGTCTGGAACTTTACAAGAAGCTAAGGCAATATTTGCGGTCCTATCTTTCTGACATTTTGCAG TCTGGCAAAACTTTGCTTGGAGAAGATGTGTTGCTTTTTTACACTCGCCAATGGAAAGAATATCAGTTCAGCAGTCGAGTTTTAAACGGCGTGTGTTCCTACCTCAATCGTCACTGGGTGCGACGAGAATGTGACGAGGGCCGTAAAGAAATCTATGAAATTTATTCT CTCACTTTGGTGATTTGGAGAGAGAATCTATTTCGGCCGCTGAACAAACAAGTAACATCAGCTgtcttaaatttaattgaaaaagaaagaaatggCGAAACAATTAATACACAGCTTATCAGCGGAGTATTACAATCATATG TTGAACTTGGTTTGAATGAAAGTGGTTGGTCGTTTAACAAAATACAGTCGCTCTCCGTTTACAAAGAtgcatttgaaacaaaattcttAGAGGATACGGAACGATATTATATTGCAGAAAGTCAAGAATTTCTCTCTGAAAACCCGGTCATGGAGTATATGAAAAAG GCTGAAACAAGGTTACTAGAAGAGGAGAGACGAGTGCAGTCTTACTTGCACAAATCTACTCAAGAGCTTCTGTCCAGAAAATGTGAACAAGTCCTCATCGAACGCCATCTGGAGCAGTTTCACGCagaatttcaaaacttgctgaACGATGATAAAAATGAAG ATCTCGGTCGAATGTTCAAACTTGTATCCAAGATCCAAGATGGGCTTGGAGAGCTTAAAAGTCTTCTTGAAAAACACATTCACACTCAGGGTGATTCTGTCATTCAGCAGTGTGCAGACACCGCGATTAAT GATCCAAAATTATATGTTCAAACTATCCTACAAGTTCATAAAAAATATGACGCCTTGGTGGGAAAGTCTTTCGAATGTGATTCAGGTTTCGTGGCAGCATTGGACAAGGCCTGTGGAAGATTTATCAACAAAAATGCAGTTACAGTAGCCGCAAAATCTTCATCAAAATCTCCTGAACTATTAGCTAG ATATTGCGATACTTTGTTGAAAAGTGCCAAAGTTTCAGAAGACGCTGAACTAGAGGCCACCTTGAAAGAAATT ATGACTGTTTTCCGGTACATTGAAGACAAAGAcgtttttcaaactttctatTCGAAGATGTTGGCAAGACGACTCGTTCATCACACGTCGGCAAGTGATGACGCAGAGGCCCAAATGATCTCACGACTGAAG CAAACTTGTGGATTCGAATACACATCCAAACTTCAAAAGATGTTTCAGGACATTGGTGTGAGCAAAGACCTCAACGAAAGGTTTCGAGCTCACATCAGCAGTACAGATTCGTTAGACT TGGACTTCACTATTCAAGTGCTGAGTTCAGGGGCCTGGCCGTTCCAACAATCTATTGTGTTCAGGCTTCCATCAGAG TTGGAGAAAAGCTACCAACGCTTCACAGCCTTCTATGCCCAGCAGCACACAGGCCGCAAGCTTTCGTGGCTCTACCAAATGTCCAAGGGAGAAATAGTGACCAACTGTTTCAAAAATCGCTACACATTTCAG GCCTCCACATTTCAAATGGCAATTTTACTCCAGTACAACACAGCTGTGACCTATACTGTACAGCAATTAGCCGACAACATTCAGCTTAAAATGGATACTCTTTTACAG GTGCTAATTCATCTTctaaaatgtaaaatcttGCAATGCAAAGAAGGGGTTGACGTTAGCAATCTAAAACCTGAGCACGAGATAGAATTGTTCATGGGTTACAAGAG CAAGAAACTTCGAGTTAACATCAACAAACCGATAAAGATGGAGCAAAAGCAGGAACAAGAAACAACCCACCGGCACATTGAGGAGGATCGAAAGATGCTAATTCAG GCCGCCATTGTCCGAATCATGAAAACAAGGAAACAGCAAAAACATCAGCAACTTCTCAGCGAAGTTTTCACTCAGCTCTCTGCTCGCTTTAAACCTAGAGTACCGGTTATTAAAAAATGCATTGATATCCTAATTGAGAAAGAATATTTAATTCGCGTGGAAGGTGAAAAGGACACGTACCAATATCTTgcatag
- the LOC143466024 gene encoding carbohydrate sulfotransferase 11-like, with amino-acid sequence MRIRSRRAILLLFVCFLALFLILPHFHVYLVDLKRLVRNQGTTQNTKIPKSVEWINGEQRQDEIGKRFKDRIANVTRMCGLRGVDYKQNWENVIKTGKFTGNFAASYFHRYLTCLVIKAGSSTWNNFMWKLRAPGEAKKYGFWIKMVNSNNEAWARLSGEKRIELSKDENAVRLMNVRHPLARMISGWGDKFTKTVCYDMYFKRYPGMLDYPNKYGKWKGPEDGYFMEFADFARYVADYGTKSITNLDVHFRPMLSHCDPCRYPFNYITKLETFYTDAKWIAAKLNSSLDAISHENVINKSKDPAAVIKKYFSKVEPDVVERLLQFFKDDMETFGYTFNKTTLMAGGWEKEP; translated from the exons ATGAGAATAAGAAGTCGTCGTGCGATCCTTCTACTGTTTGTCTGCTTTCTAGCTCTTTTCCTGATTTTACCACACTTCCATGTTTACCTTGTCGACTTAAAACGGTTGGTTAGAAACCAAGGAACCACGCAGAATACTAAAATTCCGAAATCAGTGGAGTGG ATCAACGGAGAACAACGTCAAGACGAAATCGGCAAAAGGTTTAAAGACAGAATTGCGAACGTTACAAGGATGTGTGGGCTGCGTGGAGTCGATTACAAACAAAACTGGGAAAATGTCATAAAAACAG GTAAGTTCACTGGCAACTTTGCCGCGAGCTACTTTCATCGTTATTTGACGTGTCTCGTGATAAAAGCTGGAAGTTCAACCTGGAACAACTTCATGTGGAAACTTCGAGCTCCAGGCGAGGCAAAAAAATATGGTTTTTGGATAAAAATGGTCAACAGCAATAACGAGGCTTGGGCTCGTTTAAGCGGCGAAAAGAGAATAGAGTTGTCAAAG GATGAGAATGCTGTTAGATTAATGAACGTTCGGCATCCTCTGGCGCGGATGATATCTGGCTGGGGAGACAAGTTCACCAAAACAGTTTGCTATGACATGTATTTCAAGCGCTATCCTGGCATGTTAGACTATCCAAATAAATATGGAAAATGGAAAGG GCCAGAGGATGGATACTTTATGGAGTTCGCCGATTTTGCCCGTTACGTTGCAGACTACGGGACCAAAAGTATAACGAATTTAGACGTACACTTTCGACCTATGTTATCTCATTGCGATCCATGCCGGTACCCTTTCAACTACATCACTAAACTGGAAACTTTTTATACAG ATGCAAAATGGATTGCTGCAAAATTAAACTCATCATTAGACGCCATATCTCATGAAAATGTTATTAACAAGTCAAAGGATCCAGCCgctgttataaaaaaatatttttcaaaagttgaaCCAGATGTGGTTGAACgacttttacaatttttcaaagacGATATGGAAACTTTTGGCTACACTTTCAACAAGACGACTTTGATGGCTGGAGGCTGGGAAAAAGAACCTTGA
- the LOC143466058 gene encoding carbohydrate sulfotransferase 11-like — translation MRIKKRRTACLLLFAAFYFAILQTNIFMVGLKSLPKEKEVESKTSIHTGLSPFTETIERKKSTSINRIFKEIGLSVLPLSSYDVKNDHEIEQRFKDRLTNATKMCKAHGKDYQQSWKNIKTSGGIFGNFVASYEHRAMICLVLKSGSQTWNNFFWRIRAPEEAEDHGFFDKAERSQIAAFNAISRERKIELLKDDNAVRIINVRHPLARLASGWANKFTKEFYYHAWFNWFPAMLNYPNKYGKWNGSEDGHFMEFVDFAHYVADYGTKSSGYLDPHFKPMLSLCDPCKFPFNYITKLETFNTDARWITENKLNISSDVISPLNVINQSRDPALFIKKYYSQLEPDVIERILSIYKVDMETFGYTFNITTLTAGGWEKETSLT, via the exons ATGAGAATAAAGAAGCGGCGTACGGCTTGCTTGCTgctttttgctgctttttacTTTGccattttgcaaacaaacattttcatggTCGGTTTAAAATCACTGCCGAAGGAAAAAGAAGTAGAATCGAAAACTTCAATACATACAGGCTTATCTCCTTTTACCGAGACCATAGAGAGAAAGAAATCAACTTCAATTAACCGG ATCTTCAAGGAAATTGGGTTGTCAGTTTTACCTCTTTCAAGTTATGATGTCAAAAATGACCACGAAATCGAGCAGAGGTTTAAAGACAGGCTCACCAATGCTACAAAGATGTGCAAGGCACATGGAAAAGATTATCAGCAAAGTtggaaaaatatcaaaacctCTG GTGGCATATTCGGCAATTTTGTGGCGAGCTACGAGCACCGGGCCATGATCTGTCTCGTGCTGAAGTCTGGAAGTCAAACCTGGAACAATTTCTTCTGGAGGATTCGTGCTCCAGAAGAGGCAGAAGATCACGGTTTTTTCGACAAGGCTGAAAGAAGTCAAATCGCAGCATTCAATGCAATTAGTCGCGAGAGGAAAATAGAACTATTAAAG GATGACAATGCTGTTAGAATAATAAACGTGCGTCACCCATTGGCTCGTTTGGCATCTGGTTGGGCGAATAAGTTCACCAAAGAGTTCTATTACCACGCTTGGTTTAACTGGTTTCCGGCGATGTTAAATTATCCAAACAAGTATGGAAAATGGAATGG gtCAGAAGATGGTCATTTTATGGAGTTTGTCGATTTTGCCCATTATGTTGCCGATTATGGCACAAAAAGTTCGGGTTACTTGGACCCCCATTTTAAACCCATGTTGAGCCTCTGCGACCCGTGCAAATTTCCCTTCAACTACATCACTAAGCTAGAAACATTTAATACAG ATGCAAGATGGATCACTGAGAATAAACTAAACATTTCATCCGACGTCATATCTCCTCTAAACGTCATTAACCAATCTAGAGATCCAGCTTtatttataaagaaatattaCTCTCAACTTGAACCGGACGTGATTGAGCGTATTTTGAGCATCTACAAAGTCGATATGGAAACCTTTGGTTACACTTTTAACATAACGACTCTGACGGCGGGAGGTTGGGAGAAAGAGACGTCACTCACCTGA
- the LOC143466064 gene encoding carbohydrate sulfotransferase 11-like, translated as MEFVDFAEYVADYGTESLENLDQHFKPILSHCDPCKFPFNYITRLETFYTDARWIIESKLNVSANVISSVNVINKSKDPAALIKDYYFSQLKPDVIERILSIYKLDMETFGYTFNKTTLTAGGWEKETSLT; from the exons ATGGAGTTTGTTGATTTTGCTGAGTACGTGGCAGATTACGGAACGGAGAGCTTAGAAAACTTGGATCAACATTTCAAACCGATTTTGTCTCATTGCGATCCGTGTAAATTTCCTTTCAATTATATCACCAGACTAGAAACCTTTTATACAG atGCAAGATGGATCATCGAAAGTAAACTGAACGTTTCAGCCAATGTCATATCGTCTGTAAACGTGATTAACAAGTCAAAAGATCCGGCTGCTCTGATAAAAGATTATTATTTCTCTCAACTTAAACCAGATGTGATTGAGCGTATTTTGAGCATCTACAAACTCGATATGGAAAcctttggttacacatttaaCAAAACGACTCTGACGGCGGGAGGTTGGGAGAAAGAGACATCACTCACCTGA